The following are encoded in a window of Eschrichtius robustus isolate mEscRob2 chromosome 1, mEscRob2.pri, whole genome shotgun sequence genomic DNA:
- the PLA2G4D gene encoding cytosolic phospholipase A2 delta: protein MERTTPRGPPGHPRQGETSACWQLTVRVLEARGLGWADLLNEADPYVILQLPTAPGTKFKTKTVTNSSHPVWNETFTFLIQSQVKNVLELSIYDKDAVKKDDACFKVLCDVSEVLPGRRLRKTFSLHPQGPEELDVEFLMEKTSGCPENLITNNVLVARELSCLDVHLDTTGSTAEAADQDELELELVLKGSYEDTQTSALGTASAFRFHYMAAQEAELSGCLRTSKSNGWNSGNSVGHLTIPLRSLAVGKEVTVDIPATNALGVKLQLKAESCPKELAVHLGFDLCAEEKAFLSRRKQVVAKALKQALQLDRDLQEDEVPVVGIMATGGGARAMTSLYGHLLALQKLGLLDCVTYFSGISGSTWTMAHLYGDPEWSQRELKGPIRHAREHLAKSKLEAFSPERLASYHRELEQRAEQGHPTTFVDLWGLVLEFTLHGQVMDQKLSGQRAALERGQNPLPLYLSLNVKEKNLQTLDFKEWVEFSPYEVGFLKYGAFVPSELFGSEFFMGQLMRRIPESRICFLQGIWSNIFSLNLLDAWYDLTSSSDAWKQHIKDTVRNLEEPPPSSGTSSGPEALWLQPGTALAQTLKGFLTNRPLYQRSSNFLQGLQLHQDYCAQKDFSTWADSQVDSSAGQLTPQEPQLCLVDAGYFLNTSCPSMFRPGRRLDLILSFDYSLSSPFEVLQQTELDCRARGLPFPRVEPSPQDRLQPRECHLFSDPTCPDAPVLLHFPLVNASFKDHSAPGVQRSPAELPAGQVDLTGVTSPYSMFNMTYKEEDFDRLLQLSDYNVRNSQGTILQALRTSLRHRAPGARPPGPLT from the exons GGGGAGACCTCTGCCTGCTGGCAGCTCACCGTGAGGGTCCTGGAGGCGcggggcctgggctgggctgacCTCT TGAACGAGGCAGACCCCTACGTGATCCTACAGCTGCCAACCGCACCTGGAACAAAGTTCAAGACCAAAACAGTCACCAACTCCAGTCATCCTGTATGGAACGAGACCTTCACTTTCCTGATCCAAAGTCAGGTCAAG AATGTTCTGGAGCTGAGCATCTATGACAAGGATGCCGTCAAGAAGGACGACGCCTGCTTCAAGGTTCTCTGTGATGTCTCTGAAGTCCTCCCTGGCAGGCGGCTCCGGAAGACCTTCTCCCTGCATCCCCAG GGACCGGAGGAGCTGGACGTGGAGTTCCTGATGGAGAAAAC GTCAGGCTGCCCAGAAAACCTCATCACCAACAACGTGCTTGTG GCCCGAGAACTGTCATGCCTGGATGTCCATCTAGACACCACGGGGAGCACAGCCGAGGCTGCAG ATCAGGAcgagctggagctggagctggtgCTGAAGGGCTCATATGAGGACACACAGACATCTGCCCTGGGAACAGCCTCTGCCTTCCGCTTCCACTACATGGCGGCCCAAGAGGCAGAGCTGAGTGGGTGCCTGAGG ACCTCTAAAAGCAATGGCTGGAACTCAGGCAACTCAGTTGGGCACCTCACTATACCCCTGAGGTCCTTGGCCGTGGGGAAGGAAGTGACAGTTGACATTCCTGCTACAAAT GCCCTAGGAGTGAAGCTGCAGCTCAAGGCTGAGAGCTG CCCGAAGGAGCTGGCTGTGCATCTGGGCTTCGATTTGTGTGCGGAGGAGAAAGCCTTCCTGAGCAGGAGGAAGCAGGTGGTGGCCAAGGCCCTGAAGCAGGCCCTGCAGCTGGACAGAGACCTACAGGAAGATGAG GTCCCCGTCGTGGGCATCATGGCCACAGGAGGAGGTGCCCGGGCCATGACCTCTCTCTATGGCCACCTGTTGGCCCTGCAGAAGCTGGGCCTTCTGGACTGTGTGACCTACTTCAGTGGCATCTCGGGCTCTACATG GACAATGGCCCATCTGTATGGGGACCCTGAGTGGTCGCAGAGGGAACTGAAGGGACCCATCAGACACGCCCGGGAACACCTGGCCAAGAGCAAGCTAGAGGCCTTCTCTCCTGAGCGCCTGGCGAGCTACCATCGGGAGCTGGAGCAACGGGCTGAGCAGGGCCACCCCACGACCTTTGTGGACCTGTGGGGTCTGGTGCTGGAGTTCACGCTGCACGGACAG GTGATGGATCAGAAGCTGTCAGGACAGAGAGCTGCGCTGGAGCGGGGCCAGAACCCTCTGCCCCTCTACTTGAGCCTCAATGTCAAAGAGAAGAATCTGCAGACCCTGGACTTCAAGG AGTGGGTCGAGTTCTCCCCCTATGAGGTCGGGTTCCTGAAGTATGGAGCCTTTGTCCCTTCTGAGCTCTTCGGCTCGGAGTTCTTCATGGGGCAGCTGATGAGGAGGATCCCTGAGTCCCGAATCTGCTTTCTACAAG GTATCTGGAGCAACATTTTCTCCCTGAACTTGCTGGACGCCTGGTATGACCTCACCAGCTCCAGTGACGCCTGGAAGCAGCACATCAAGGACACAGTCAGGAACCTGG AGGAACCGCCTCCCTCCTCGGGGACCTCCTCAGGGCCGGAGGCCTTGTGGCTCCAGCCTGGAACAGCGCTGGCCCAGACGTTGAAGGGCTTCCTGACGAACAGACCACTCTACCAGCGCAGCTCCAACTTCCTCCAGGGCCTCCAGCTGCACCAGGACTACTGTGCCCAGAAAGACTTCTCCACCTGGGCAG ACAGCCAGGTGGACTCCTCTGCCGGCCAGCTGACCCCGCAGGAGCCCCAGCTCTGCTTGGTGGATGCCGGCTACTTCCTCAACACCAGCTGTCCCTCCATGTTCCGGCCAGGCCGCAGGCTGGACCTCATACTATCCTTCGACTACTCTCTATCCTCGCCCTTTGAG GTGCTGCAGCAGACGGAGCTAGACTGCCGGGCCCGGGGGCTGCCGTTCCCCCGTGTGGAGCCCAGCCCTCAGGACCGACTCCAGCCACGGGAGTGCCACCTCTTCTCAGACCCCACCTGCCCTGATGCCCCTGTCCTGCTTCACTTCCCGCTGGTCAACGCCTCCTTCAAGGACCACTCAGCCCCAG GTGTCCAGCGCAGCCCCGCAGAGCTCCCGGCCGGCCAGGTGGATCTCACCGGGGTCACCTCCCCCTATTCCATGTTCAACATGACCTACAAGGAGGAAGACTTTGACCGCCTGCTGCAGCTCAGTGACTACAACGTACGGAACAGCCAGGGCACCATCCTGCAGGCTTTGAGGACCTCTCTGAGGCACCGGGCCCCGGGAGCCAGGCCTCCAGGGCCGCTGACTTGA